One genomic segment of Coffea arabica cultivar ET-39 chromosome 6e, Coffea Arabica ET-39 HiFi, whole genome shotgun sequence includes these proteins:
- the LOC140009875 gene encoding uncharacterized protein encodes MENENGHANGNGVANGHVEPLRSISYRPRDGGPRIRYTPADRFPRCQCRVTYAYPNELVQSLDDDRRQLRDANHILTQDVEELSIMVDTQMDRIAELEQRLAAERARSEAAREELGRQRSRLTRVAEEVRDRSAGIRADATMMIDEVMGIIQGITRLWIDKLEVESVGDQLGNTPRLVVIGNHIPRTWANFTREFNAKFLPPLIQEKREDDFIKCRQGAVSVAEYEIQFTKLSRFAPELIATEQRRVRRFVQGLNVEMQEGLAAVRIDTFADVVERGQRVEVARAQENPSRPRKDLAQAAVGSRLMQVLHRPKRAGHTEDGCWRKEGKCLRCGSSEHQIAGCPKIQEGGTPSARQATAGGNRPKVPARVYAMDDQPVPDSSEDVEGTLPIFHRLARVLIDPGATHSFVNPIFMSGIDVQPVKLPFDLEVRLPMGNRSIITSLAYKNCEFWVGEGKMLVDLVSLDIKGYDAIIGMDFLAHYHAKLDCRAKVVEFWIPGEATLKLDVKGQEVSKDRIAVDPAKVETVTMWKQLETPTEVRSFLGLAGYYRRFIKDFSKIAGPMTELTKKNSKFIWTPKCESSFQELKKRLTSAPILALPDGVEGYVVYYDASKEGKANVVADALSRKAQVAGLMVKEWDMLEEDVAKFVQNCLICQQVKAEHQKPSGLLQPLEIPEWKWEHIAMDFVTGLPRSQQGFDAIWVIVDRLTKSAHFLPVSMSFSLEKLAKLYTEEIMRLHGIPISIVSDRDPRFVSRFWQKFQETLGTKLKFSTAYHPQTDGQSERTIQTLENMLRSCILDFGGKWSQYMALVEFAYNNSYHASIQMAPYEALYGRRCRSPIHWDEVGEKKILDSTVIPWMEEAREKVKVIRERLQTAQSRQKSYADTRRKDLEFEVGDRVFLRVKPAKGGVVSKKGKKLKPRYIGPFEILKRIGKVAYQLQLPSSMAKIHNVFHVSMLKKYHPDPSHVLQLEGIEVDESLTYEEGPVRILEREVKELRDKKIPLVKILWKNHGMEEATWELEADMQRKYPELFL; translated from the exons ATGGAAAACGAAAATGGACATGCTAATGGTAACGGAGTGGCTAATGGACATGTAGAGCCTCTTAGGTCTATATCCTATAGGCCACGAGACGGAGGACCTCGTATACGTTATACACCCGCTGATAGGTTTCCTCGATGCCAGTGTAGGGTCACGTATGCCTACCCTAACGAGTTGGTACAGTCTTTGGACGACGATCGTCGCCAGCTGAGGGATGCTAATCACATTTTGACCCAGGATGTCGAGGAGTTGAGCATCATGGTTGATACTCAGATGGATCGTATAGCTGAGCTCGAGCAGAGGTTAGCAGCCGAGAGGGCTAGGTCAGAGGCCGCTCGTGAGGAGTTAGGGAGACAGAGGTCTCGATTGACTCGAGTAGCTGAGGAGGTACGAGATAGGAGTGCGGGTATTAGGGCCGACGCCACTATGATGATAGACGAGGTCATGGGGATCATTCAGG GCATAACTAGGCTATGGATCGACAAGTTAGAGGTAGAGAGCGTGGGAGATCAACTAGGCAACACCCCGAGGTTGGTGGTGATAGGGAACCATATTCCTAGGACCTGGGCGAACTTCACTCGGGAGTTCAACGCCAAGTTTTTACCCCCTCTcatccaagagaaaagagaggatgatTTTATCAAGTGTAGGCAGGGGGCGGtgagtgtcgccgaatatgagatCCAATTCACGAAATTGTCTCGttttgctcctgaattgataGCCACGGAGCAAAGACGTGTAAGGAGGTTTGTGCAGGGACTAAATGTGGAGATGCAGGAGGGATTAGCTGCTGTTCGGATAGACACGTTTGCTGATGTTGTTGAGAGAGGTCAGAGGGTGGAAGTTGCTAGAGCTCAAGAAAATCCTTCCaggccaagaaaagatttggcCCAAGCAGCAGTCGGGAGCCGACTTATGCAAGTGCTCCACCGGCCAAA GAGGGCTGGCCATACTGAGGACGGATGCTGGAGGAAAGAAGGGAAGTGCTTGAGGTGCGGAAGCAGTGAACACCAGATTGCCGGTTgtccaaaaatacaagaaggtgGTACCCCAAGTGCTAGACAAGCcactgctggaggaaacaggccGAAAGTTCCTGCCAGGGTGTACGCTATGGATGATCAACCTGTACCTGATTCCTCGGAGGATGTAGAAGGTACTCTTCCAATCTTTCATCGATTAGCTAGAGTACTAATTGATCCTGGCGCAACTCACTCATTTGTGAATCCAATTTTTATGTCCGGAATTGATGTACAACCTGTTAAATTACCCTTTGATCTTGAAGTTAGGTTACCTATGGGTAATAGGAGTATAATTACTAGCCTGGCCTATAAGAACTGCGAGTTCTGGGTTGGAGAGGGTAAGATGCTAGTAGACCTAGTCAGTTTGGACATAAAAGGTTATGATGCAATCATAGGAATGGATTTCCTAGCTCATTACCATGCTAAGCTTGATTGTAGGGCAAAAGTAGTAGAATTTTGGATTCCCGGggaagcaaccctgaaattggatgtgaaaG GGCAAGAAGTTTCTAAAGATAGGATTGCCGTGGATCCGGCAAAAGTTGAGACGGTCACAATGTGGAAACAGCTAGAAACTCCAACAGAGgttagaagtttcttgggtCTAGCAGGTTACTACAGGCGATTCATTAAGGACTTTTCAAAGATTGCAGGACCTATGACAGAGCTGACAAAGAAAAATAGTAAGTTCATTTGGACTCCAAAGTGTGAGTCAAGCTTTCAAGAGTTAAAGAAGCGCTTAACATCAGCTCCTATTTTGGCATTGCCTGACGGAGTAGAAGGTTATGTCGTATACTATGATGCCTCTAAGGAAG GAAAAGCCAACGTGGTAGCAGACGCTTTAAGTAGAAAGGCTCAAGTAGCGGGgttaatggtaaaagaatggGACATGTTAGAAGAG GACGTGGCAAAGTTTGTACAAAACTGTCTGATatgccaacaagtaaaagctgaacatcagaaaccttCTGGTTTATTGCAGCCACTAGAAAttcctgaatggaagtgggaacacatagccatggattttgtaacggGATTGCCTAGAAGTCAACAAGGATTTGATGCGATTTGGGTGATAGTTGACAGGCTTACCAAGTCCGCACATTTTCTACCTGTGAGTATGAGCTTTTCTTTGGAAAAATTGGCCAAGTTATACACAGAAGAGATCATGAGATTGCATGGCATTCCTATAAGCATTGTGTCTGATCGTGATCCAAGGTTTGTCTCGCgtttttggcagaagtttcaagagacattggggaccaagttgaagTTTAGTACCGCTTATCATCCCCAAACAGACGGGCAGTCGGAAAGGACAATTCAGACTTTGGAAAATATGCTGAGGtcgtgtatattggattttggaggtaaatggaGTCAGTATATGGCCTTAgtagaatttgcctataataacagctatcacgcttcaattcaaatggcaccttatgaagcattgtatgggagaaggtgtcgatctccgattcattgggatgaagtaggagagaagAAGATTTTAGATTCGACGGTTATACCTTGGATGGAAGAAGCTCGTGAGAAAGTGAAAGTAATTAGGGAAAGGCTTCAAACGGCCcagagtcgacaaaagagctacgccgacacCAGGAGGAAAGATCTAGAATTTGAAGTAGGAGACAGAGTTTTCCTAAGAGTTAAACCCGCGAAGGGCGGAGTAGTgtccaaaaagggtaaaaagcTAAAGCCGAGGTATATTggaccttttgaaattttgaaacgaatcgGAAAGGTGGCGTATCAACTGCAGTTGCCTTCGAGCATGGCCAAGATTCACAATGTATTTCATGTTTCTAtgctcaagaaatatcaccccgaCCCAAGCCATGTGTTGCAATTGGAAGGAATTGAGGTGGATGAGTCGTTAACTTATGAGGAAGGACCAGTTaggattttggaaagagaagtgaAAGAATTGAGAGATAAGAAAATTCCTTTGGTGAAAATTCTATGGAAAAATCATGGAATGGAGGAGGCAACTTGGGAACTAGAAGCGGATATGCAGAGAAAATACCCCGAATTATTTCTTTAA